A single Fundulus heteroclitus isolate FHET01 chromosome 4, MU-UCD_Fhet_4.1, whole genome shotgun sequence DNA region contains:
- the LOC105916403 gene encoding RNA polymerase II elongation factor ELL — protein MASLRQEHHYGLSCGKASKNCSNITLYHVKLTDTAIRALEAYQNLKGVLQNETSICFKGNHGYIKIPAPTPELPSALRIFSFYLSSDSKDQPQASFDCIHQYISSDGREQLEGQGSIQDKITVCATDDSYQMTRERMSQMEKDSWSRSAIEIKPGATHPSKCVKYQKRSAPPPPPSDGSFYKPPANNRRTSSMPAPIQMPLKERLIHLLALKPYRKPELLLWLERERAGTKDKAELCAVLEEVAKVNPKDSSYLLKEDFYKHVQRDWAGYSEEEKQLIRRLLARKLQPQIGSKSRNIQAHLSIPVTPADPSTAKTSAVKRPVPLDSRERLAAKRQKLTDQRLQLQSPAKGPVNIKGAPDNAAVTFDPSLSSITEPQRTSGITGDQRGLDVAHGGFPFVHNPSAGHVSEARGQDAKTNPLKTPQGNSTQHGTQQQPNSNQHRKKKSKKHKEKERERLKDDKGAEWLKSSPDLKQNPDYLDNPDVPSAAASEGKPDYVLAYSPITSLEQRQQYQEDFCTEYDEYKDLHSRIAAITHMFVQLGSKMKTLSPGTQEYKTMEDQILEKYSKFQKKFPGYREEKKRCEYLHEKLSYIKQLIIDYDLSKESL, from the exons ATGGCTTCACTCAGACAGGAGCACCACTATGGGCTCTCCTGCGGCAAAGCGAGCAAAAACTGCTCCAACATCACTCTGTACCACGTCAAGCTCACGGACACGGCCATCAGGGCGCTGGAGGCTTATCAGAACCTCAAG gGAGTTTTACAAAATGAGACGTCAATCTGTTTCAAAGGAAACCATGGG TACATCAAGATCCCAGCTCCAACCCCAGAGTTACCTTCTGCTCTGCGCATCTTCTCCTTCTACTTATCAAGTGACAGCAAAGACCAGCCACAGGCCAGCTTTGACTGCATCCATCAGTACATCTCAAG CGACGGGCGCGAGCAGCTGGAGGGCCAGGGCAGCATCCAGGACAAGATCACCGTGTGCGCCACCGACGACTCCTACCAGATGACCCGCGAGAGGATGTCCCAGATGGAGAAGGACAGCTGGAGCCGCTCAGCCATCGAGATCAAACCTGGAGCCACGCATCCAA GTAAATGCGTCAAGTACCAGAAGAGATCCgctccgccgccgccgccttcTGACGGTAGCTTCTACAAGCCGCCGGCCAACAACCGGAGGACCAGCAGCATGCCCGCCCCCATCCAGATGCCCCTGAAGGAGCGCCTGATCCACCTGCTGGCCCTCAAACCCTACAGGAAGCCAGAGCTTCTCCTGTGGCTGGAAAGAGAGCGAGCTGGAACGAAGGACAAGGCTGAGCTGTGCGCTGTGCTCGAGGAG GTGGCTAAGGTGAATCCCAAAGACAGCAGCTATCTGCTGAAGGAGGACTTCTACAAGCACGTGCAGAGGGACTGGGCAGGCTACAGCGAGGAGGAGAAGCAGCTGATCCGCAGGCTGCTGGCCAG GAAACTTCAGCCCCAAATCGGCAGTAAATCAAGAAACATCCAAGCGCACTTGTCGATACCTGTGACTCCTGCGGATCCAAGCACAGCCAAAACGTCAGCCGTG AAACGTCCCGTCCCTTTGGACTCACGGGAAAGACTGGCAGCGAAGAGACAAAAACTCACTGACCAAAGGTTACAACTCCAGTCCCCGGCAAAAGGACCAgtaaacattaaaggagcacCTGATAACGCCGCTGTGACCTTCGACCCCAGTCTCAGCTCCATCACTGAACCTCAGAGGACCAGTGGCATTACCGGCGACCAGCGTGGCCTAGACGTGGCCCACGGCGGCTTTCCTTTTGTGCACAACCCGTCCGCTGGACACGTTTCTGAGGCCAGGGGGCAGGATGCCAAAACGAACCCGCTCAAAACGCCGCAGGGCAACTCCACACAGCACggcacacagcagcagccaaaCAGCAACCAGCACAGGAAGAAGAAATCtaaaaagcacaaagaaaagGAGCGGGAGAGGTTGAAAGATGACAAAGGAGCCGAGTGGCTAAAGTCGAGTCCTGATCTCAAGCAGAATCCTGACTACCTTGACA ATCCTGACGTCCCAAGTGCTGCGGCCTCTGAGGGGAAGCCGGATTACGTGCT GGCATACAGCCCCATCACGAGTTTGGAGCAACGGCAGCAATATCAGGAGGATTTCTGTACAGAGTACGACGAGTACAAAGACCTTCACTCCCGCATCGCTGCCATAACTCACATGTTCGTTCAGCTGGGGTCCAAGATGAAGACCCTGTCTCCTGGCACCCAGGAATATAAG ACAATGGAAGACCAAATACTGGAAAAGTACAGCAAGTTTCAAAAG AAGTTTCCAGGCTACAGGGAAGAAAAGAAGCGCTGCGAGTATCTCCACGAGAAACTGTCCTACATCAAACAGCTCATCATCGACTATGATCTCTCTAAGGAGTCTTTATAG